The sequence below is a genomic window from Lampris incognitus isolate fLamInc1 chromosome 18, fLamInc1.hap2, whole genome shotgun sequence.
tacatttcacgttttaaatTCACTATTCGTTTTCGCTACAAAGATGACTTCACATTCAACACAGTTTGAGCTTTCCACAAGTTGAAAGATGACTCATTGCAAGATGAGAATGCCCATATTTTCATACCGCACTATTTTAAAGAACATCACTACTGGGCAAAAACTACTCATCTGCAAATTTCACTACAGTGACAATAATAACCACAGTGAAACTGACTATCAAGTAGTGTGATGGAAGGCTGCGGAAAGTTTCATAGTAGTATgacaaaacaaagaaaaggaaGTGAGACAGGCAGATTCAAATGCCAGAATGACTGCCACAGAAAGTAAAGGGCATGTGCCAATTCTGTTATATCTGAACAAAGCTGGACAGAAGGCTCACCTGTCATTTTCACGACTCCTGCTTCGTCCTCTTCCATACGGCCGCCCACGAGACCTAGATTTGGGGTGGAGGGGCAACAAAATGTAATTTTCCTctttgacaaataatcaaaacaaaGCTTATACTGATGTATTTTCAACTAGAAATGTAAGCCAGCTTGTCTGGCTCACATACAAATTATTTCGATGTCGCAGTTTACAAATGAAACATCAAATAATGCTTCAAACCACCTTGAGGTGTCTCCTTAAGAATTTATAACTATTTGGGACATCAACAGAGaacaaaatgtgtgtgttttttttagtttttcttttaaTGAGGTTTCCTGAAATGTAGTGACCACTGACTTATTCCAAGCTACAATGGCTGACAAAAACATAATACAAAACTACACATGAGGTGGATTTTAAGATGGTATGAATCTGTTCTTCCAGCTGGTGTCCAAATACTAGAAGTGGATTACAGAATGGGttatgaaatatgttttacaccTCTCTGGAtaactgtgatggactgacggcctgtccagggtgtctccccgcctgccgtccaatgactgctgggacaggctccagcatcccgcgacccggcttcggatacgcggcttggataatggatagacctCTCTGGATAATATATTACAGTTATAATGTTACAGTGCTGATGTTTTAAATCCTATGATTTCAATGCCACCAGGGGAATGTCAAACTCAAACGATTTACGGACTCCAGTGCATTTGGGCCTCAAACATAGAAACTCAACCAGCCACTGCTCCAACGCCAACAAAGACATGTTGAACGTTGACCATTCTTGCATCAAATGATTCTGACATCAGAATAAGTAAACTTTCATTTACTACAAGTAAACTCACTCTCTGGGACTCTCGGACCGTCTGGGCCGGCGCTCATAAGAAGGGCTGCGGGATCTGTATCTCTCATAGCTACGGCTGCGAGAGCGTCTGCGTCTGTCCCGGTCGTAGTCGTCGTATCGTGACGACCTGCTGGGAGGGCTCCTCTCCTTGGACTTCATCTGATTGGGCGCTGTCCAACAACACAGAAAAGTGGTTGTCCCCCCAAGTTTTGAGACGgatgaaaaaaaacattttgaagtCAGGAAGTCCCCGCCTGAATAAAGAACTACAGCAGTTGTGACCGTTACAGGAGTTATGTACTGTATTGTAATTTAAACAGCCAGCTGGCTCAGTCAAGCATTCTGATTGGACAAAGACATGGAGGATGTTAAAGAGCTGGAGATCATCTTTATTTTGATTATGGATACATTGAAACTGCATCAATTGAAGTTGTCACTGTCTTAACCCATTAAACCACCCCTTGCCATTGACTTGTTCACATTTTGTAATAATAATTTGGATAGCTCAGGATTTTAGTGGGTGCCATGCTAGAATTTCAAAGTAGAGCATACATATTTGAAGTGAATATGCACAACGACATAGACCACATTGTGAGTCTTATTTGGAGTCAACAAGTAAGGAAACACTTACTCTTTCTGTCACCCTGTGCGAACTGGATTTCAATCTGTCGGCCAcacacccacttcctgtccagacTGTGAAGGGCATCTTCCGCATCACGAACATCTTCAAACATGCCGGGTTGTTAAGGAGTTTGTGGATGTTCATCTACACACATTTAAACTAATGTCCTTTTCATATTATTTATACCTCAGACCACAAATTTTACTTCGAAGAAAAATAAAACTTCAGAAAGGAGAATGACACAACATGAGCAACATTTTTGTAGCTTGTCTCTTAACTGGTCACACTTGCATTCTCTACATGCTATTTAGAACAAACATGAAGCAGACTATCAATTAAACATTTTGATTCATCTGTACGGAGGAATACAAATGCAAAACTTCCTTAACAAAAGGTAACATATGATTTAAAAGGACAAAACTACTGAaattttttgcccccttttcaaCTGATTTTTGACGCAATAAATTGTCATCTTAGGAATCGAAACTCTACAAATAAACTCAAACTCAAATGCATTAACAATTCATTAAATTATATCTAAATCAAAACCAAAATGGATCACATTGAAAACAACTGATTTTTCTTTGTCATGTCAAATTTGTGGATTTGCCTTTGGGAGGATACAAAAGAATTCAGGTTTGTTACCTTAACCATGCCCGACTGTGAACTTCATCTTGATCTTTACACTCTTTAACGACTCTCAGAGGGACTTGGGCTTCCTGCTTGCCTTTTCCTCTTTAACCTCTTTTCTTTTCCCCACTCTTTGTTGCCATATCCAAGCCTTGACTCCAAGCTCTCTTTTTTCGTCTTCATGCTTTACATTCTCCCTTTTTCAACCTTTTCCCTCTCTACGTTTCTTGTATTCTGACATCCTGCAGGGCTGTGTGACTTGTCTTTAGAGCTACTCTACAAGGGTCTTTGTTACTCTCTTTGTGGCAGGCTCCACAACAGGATGCTTTTACATTTTCTGAAGCAACGACAGAGAAATTTGAGTTAGATAGTGGTATAAATGACTGTTCACAATCAAAGCACATAATCACAGCATAGCTTCTCTGCTGGAAGGGATTCAAAATAATTTATTAGCATGTGCCAAGCAAACATttcagtaggatcatttcactttTAATGGAAAGGATATTGAATGTATGCAAATCCTCTGGGCTGACGTGTATAGAAGTCAAGTGGGATGTAGACATCTACAATTGGCCCATAGCGGCCAAACTCACGTCGCAAATCCTCAGGCCTGAACACCGTAAATACAAGTGTGACTCAAACAAGAGTTAAAAGTCTACGATCAATCAGTAATGATGCCTGGAGGGACCACTGATAACTAGCTTATATAAAGTGCAAGAAACTTAATGAGCAGTGTGTCATGCAACTTGAAACACACTGATGCAATTCTAAATCTAGAGTAATTAGTGTTAATGTGTTTCCCAAAGCACTAGATTTTGTTTAATATTTTTACACCAATTTCTTGCTCAATCCAGTAACACTCCAGTGCAATAAACAATTGATATTAATGTGCTCATTTAATATTGCAAAGCCTTTGTAAAAATAAAGTGAGTTGAAAGTGGGGAGGTATGTATACACATGGGTCATGCTAATGTATTCAGCGAACATTAAAACAGTTAATGTTTGTAGTAACACTTCTTACGTTTTCCAACATTTACATCAAGTCACGTTATGTCAACATGAGTTTTGTTAATTTAACATCGTGTAAGTAATTTTATCAAACTAAGCTTTCGAATACATCTACAAAATCCCTTAtggaccctttttttttcttcccaaatcGCATTTGGAAATGGCTATAACAAAGACTGTTCAGGCTTCAGCAAACAGGTGAAATGCTTTGGTTTATGCTGCCATCGATGCAGGAAAAGTAAGTAACAGACTGGAATCCATGCCTTGGAGCTGATGTCATGAGAAGTAGTCCAAAGATATTCTGGGTTGCACTGGGTCTCAGGCTGTGATTCTGCTCTACTGATGTCTATGGTAGACTGCTCAAAATCTAGCTATTTCATGTATAGCTGCGTAATATTATACTCTCGGGGGAGTCAATTCTGTGCAAAAATAACCCAAATTACATTCAACACAATGTTTTTGAACAGCCCTCAATTTTGATAGATTTAACTAATTATTGATAGACCATTGATTTAAAAAATATGGTTAAGGCAAAGGAAACTATTGACAACTCCTCACTCGACATTTCGGAGCATCACTTCCATTTCAGGCCACATACAATAGACATCATGAAACAAATAGTTAACGTGAAAGCGTATGTAAATAATATAAAAATGAATGAATATTCATCAAAAATGTCTCTCTAAAATGTACTAACAAATAGAAAAATTATCAAAATGTAGCACTAAATGTTGTTACCCAAGTGTTATCCAGCCAGGTATCCTCCACTGAGGTCAGAAAACAATCTGACGGAAAATAAGAGTTGACAAAATTGAATGTTTCCTTTTGAACTTATTAACAACCCCTAGCGCTGTAACATCATTGCATACCAACCTTTTCCACCCTCACTTAATTATGAACCTTTTGTCAcaaaggggttttttttgttgcttcttcTTTCATTGAATTCAATGGAGTGGGGGTCGTGGACCACGACCCCTACCGAATTTCGGCTGCTTTCCAGCGGGAGTTTCAGAATGCTTTGCTATTGGAATTCTAAAAGGCTTTTTTGGATGGAATTTTTGAATTTTACTTTCCACGAAGGAATTTCATAATGTAAAAATAATTTCCTATCGGAATATTTTCATTTAGAATGCTTTCCTTCTGGACAGTAAGCGTTCAGCTACAAGGCATGGTGGATGAGATGATTGCAGAGGAAAAGAGGGGAGGCTGCAGCGTTTGCAGCCAGTAACTGAAATATAATTTTAGTTGGTGCTCAAAGGAACGAGATAAGAACTGCATCTCTGGTTTAGTCAACTGCCACGCCGCAGTTGGGCAGCATTAAGTTAATGCTAACGTTTAACTTACGACCACTAGCCACTCGCTAGCTAACCTGGCTGGCTAGTTAACGTGGATTTAAACACGACCGCGATCCCGACTTCGCCTAAATTCACACTCACCTGGATTCGTCGGAAATGTTTCTAACGAACAGAGACGTATTCGGAGGCCTCATGTATCTGGCCATGGTAAACGGTCGTGCAATCTGTGGTAAAGTTACAGCCGGTAGCGAGGTATTGTGGGAGAAGAAAATCCGCGGAGAAAACCTGCGGCGCATGCGCAGTGCCAACGCGCCTTCAGCGCCATTCTTCCTCCTCTGGAACAAAGAGAAGAAAACCCGTCACAGCGCCCCGCACCGTCTCGACTGATACCCGCTCCGTTTTTATTTCGACAGGTGAACGAAAACAAGATTTGTTTattatattttgtttttatttcgtCCCGTGAATTTTTTGTAAAAtacactttttttaaaaatttggtCACAAGTGAACATGTAGAAACAGTgatacagtggcactgacgaaaagacaggtggcagagttgaagatgctaagaatttcactggaagtgacgaagaaggacaggattaggaaccagtgtattagagggacagctcaggtttggagacaaagcaagagaggcaagattgggatggcttggacatgtgtggaggagagatgctgggtatattgggagaaggatgctgaatatggagctgccaggcaagaggaaaagaggaagaaggccagagaggaggtttatggatgtggggagagagggcatgcagttggctggtgtgacagaggaagatgcagaggacaggaagagatggaaacggatgatccgctgtggcgacccctagcgggagcagccgaaagtagtagtagtaggtcacAAGTGAACATGTGAAGTCTTAATAAGAGAAAGACTTGTCCGAGAATCCGTGCTGATGCTTGGTGCTGATTACACTCGTTTGCTTCTCCTGATGAGGGTTACAGAGCCAGCAGTGATTGTCTGCAAGGGCGAGGGAATTGATGTCTTGTATTGTCATCAACAAAATGACATTATCATTAACAAAATGAGAAGAAATTCACATTTGTGTTTtctcttataaacacaaaacttaATTGCGTCACTAAATGTTGTGCAGAACATTTTTAATGTAGGAATAAAGTCTCTGACCTCAATCATCTCATCTCCTTGGATTTCTCGGACAGAGGTGAACTTCTCTGTTTCAACGAAAAGCTTCCCATTTTCCCCTTTTATGGTGCACTGTTTTTGACcgaaaacacaacacagcaccgtgACGGAAGGGAGTCTCTGAAGGCGTTCCTTCATTTATAATTTAGGCTAGAAAAGTACTATAACTACAAATGGCTGAATGAAAACTGGCTACTTTAAACATACGAATTTCAACAAGTATAACAAACTCTAAAATACAGAAAATTCCCATGTAACAATTGACAGTATATGGGATAGCTCAAGTCATAGGCCTACACATTGCATACATCCACAGTCTCTTAAGACTCATTAGATACCTTAATCTTTCTCCCATCCATGGCAGTGATTTCTGCCTCTCGTCCTATGCTGAATGAGTTGACATGGGTGCACAGGAGAGTCTTCACTTTAACGGTGAAGTCTTGGCCATTCTGCTCTATCTCTGTCAATGGTTTGACGTCCTTCATCATTTTAACCACCATTTCAGGTGCAGCTAGAGGAGAGGTCCGG
It includes:
- the LOC130128843 gene encoding serine/arginine-rich splicing factor 10-like → MARYMRPPNTSLFVRNISDESRPEDLRREFGRYGPIVDVYIPLDFYTRQPRGFAYIQFEDVRDAEDALHSLDRKWVCGRQIEIQFAQGDRKTPNQMKSKERSPPSRSSRYDDYDRDRRRRSRSRSYERYRSRSPSYERRPRRSESPRESRGRPYGRGRSRSRENDRYRSRHRRESRGRSRSRSRSMTPRDNAYSTSASRDVQDEARGARSPSRSRSRSASRSRSRSRSWAGRKSGGH
- the LOC130128922 gene encoding fatty acid-binding protein, liver-like, coding for MDFNGTWKIYSDENLDEFLKAIAAPEMVVKMMKDVKPLTEIEQNGQDFTVKVKTLLCTHVNSFSIGREAEITAMDGRKIKCTIKGENGKLFVETEKFTSVREIQGDEMIETITAGSVTLIRRSKRV